TAACCAAACGATGCCTGTGCATAAAGACCGTCTACGCCAATGCGCTGATATGTTTCAGAAGGAGCTTCAATCGGGTTGATAGAGTTCAGCAGGGAATAAAGCCCCGGTACAACCATACCACCGTTTGTAATAGCCCTAACTGCATTCAGTTTCGATCTGCGCATGCTACCTCCCGCCAAACCGGAGAAGTTGATGTCTTTGGTGATCGCTTTGCGGAAGTTGAAGATTACGTCCAGGTTAGTTTCGTTGAAACCTCTGTTGTAGCGGCTGTATTCCGCCGGGCTTGAACTGTTGAATGCAATTCTTTCTTCCTGAAAATCCTGCGTTCCATTGTATGCAAAACGTCCTGTTAAGTCAACCCACGGAGCGATTTTGTAGATCGCTTGTGCATAACCGAAGAAGTTATCACGAGAGTCGTTCGAATAGTTCTGGTAGCGCGAGTAATATGGGTTTTCAGAATAAATAGGACCGTTGTTTTCGAAACGTCTGGTTGGGCTGGCCCAGTTCCAGGTTACGTTCTGCTCGTTTCTGAAATACGCATCTTTCTGTTCCAAAAGATCAACGTTTGTCTGGAACCACTGTCTGAACTGCTGGTTAGGGTTTTTGCCGTCATAACCTGTTCCGTAACGTCCGAGACCTTTGATTTGTGAGTAGTTGGCATTAGCCTGAACCGTCAGTTTTTTGGTCAGGTCGAAGCTTGCTGAAAAGTTGAAAAGGTTTTTGTTCAGCTTACTATTTGGAAGCACACCTTTTTCATCATTCCGCGTATAACCAACTTTGAAAGTGGTGTTTTCACCGCCACCTGTGATGCTGATGCTCTGGTTTGAGTTTACAGCAGTTTCATAAAATTTGTCCGGGCCGTTTTTCGCTGCAACCCATGGGGTCATTTTCTGGTAATTAGGTGAGCTTGGATCCAATGCATCCCACTGATAAACCATTACGGAAGGATCGAATTTAGGGCCAAAAGAAGCATCTGCATCAAAAAGCGTGATGTTGCCTTCGCCAGATCCCAGGTTACCGCGGTAGAAACGCGTTTTCGCGCCGTCACCATCGTAACCCGCGCCGTATTCGTTCTGGTATTTTACAAACGTAGATTTGTCGATCTTGCCCCAGGTCACACCGCTGTTCACTGTTACGTCAAAACTGTTTTTACGACCTTGCTTGGTTGTGATCAAAATTACACCGTTCGATGCGCGTGAACCGTACAATGCAGTTGCAGCAGCACCTTTCAAAACGTTTACAGAAGCGATATTGTCAGGGTTAATATCTGCTGCGGCATTACCGTAGTCAGTTCCTGCACGGCCTGTCTGCTGGTCGGATGTGTTGGTGTTGGCATTGGAAACCGGCACACCATCAATTACCCACAAAGCCTGGTTGTTACCTGTAATGGACTTGTAACCGCGAATGATCGCGCTGGTCGATCCACCCATGTTGTTGTTTGTCTTGATATCCAGACCGGCTACTTTACCCGCAAGCGCATTCATTACACTCGGGTTACGTGCCTGTGTGATTTGTTCAGCATTGACCTGCTGAGCAGCGTAAACCAGTTCATTTCTTTTTCTCTCCTGACCAAGGGCAGTAACAACCACTTCCTGCAGCTGGCTCACATCATTCTTAAGAGAAACATTGATCGTAGTTTGGCTGCCTATCTCGATTTCCTGGGACTGAAAGCCGATAAAGCTGAACACTAACGTAGAGCCTGACGCTGCTGAGATCGAATACTCGCCCTGCGTGTCGGTTGTGGTACCACGAGTAGTACCTTTCAAAGAAATGTTGACACCTGGCAGCACGGAGCCGTCCTCAGCTGTGACCTTGCCAGTCACTGCGCGATCCTGTGCGTACAATTGCGTGCTAAGAAGCACCATGCAGCCCAGTAATGATAATAGAAACTTCCTCATACCTGATTAAAGAATAAGTTTTGTTATGTTAACACAATGTTGCAAAATTAATTATTAGTTTAACCATTACAACGATTCTATTGCGAATTTCCAAAATATAGTTTGGTATCTGCTATGTTTTTGGAAAATATTATAATTCATATCGGGTTTTTTTAGCGATTTTGTAAATGTTTGAATTTCGGGGAAAAACTACCAATGGTTATATAATTGTTAACATAACCCTCCATTTGTTAACTTTTTCGTATCATTACCTTTAACATCTTTTAACTTTTATAATTAAACGGTTTTCATATACGTACCGATTCATGGAATTCCTCTAAATAGGAATTTTGCCAAATTTTAAATAGCAGTGGTTTTTGTTATTGACTTTTATTCACGTTTTTCGATTGTATTATTTTAATATTTACTTAAAATTTAAACCCTGATGTTCTTAAAGAAAATAATGGTGGTAGTACCACTGTTTCTCGCGCAAGCCGCCGCCGCGCAAACCGCGCTCGTATCGCGAATTGATCAGAAGGCACAGTCAATCGAAAAGAAACTTTCAGATTGGCGACGCGATTTGCATCAAAACCCGGAACTGGGTAACCGGGAATTCAAGACGGCCGAAAAGATCGCGGCCCACCTCAAACAATTAGGAATTGAAGTGAAAACCGGGGTTGCTCACACGGGCGTAGTGGGTTTACTAAAAGGAGGTAAGGCAGGGCCGGTTGTTGCGCTTCGCGCGGATATGGACGCCTTGCCGGTGACAGAACGTGTGGATGTCCCGTTCAAATCGACTGTTACAGCCGAATTCAACGGGCAAAAAACGGGTGTAATGCATGCTTGCGGGCACGATACCCACGTGGCCATATTAATGGGTGTGGCGGAAGTACTGTCTTCCATGAAAAGTGATTTGCAGGGTACCGTCAAATTCATATTCCAGCCGGCAGAAGAAGGGGCACCGGAGGGAGAGGAAGGAGGCGCCGAGCTTATGATCAAAGAAGGCGTGCTCGAAAATCCCAGGGTGGATGCAGTTTTTGGCCTGCATATCGATTCCAAAATTGAGGTCGGCAAAATAGGATACAAGCCAGGCCCGACGATGGCGGCAGTTGACATTTTAACGATCAACGTCACCGGAAAGCAAACACACGGAGCTTACCCCTGGTCCGGAGTGGATCCTATTGTCACTTCTGCCCAGATCATCAACTCTTTACAAACCATCGTAAGCCGGAACCTGAACCTCACGCAGGCCCCCGCAGTAGTTACGATCGGCATGATCAATGGTGGCATCAGACAGAATATTATTCCGGAATCTGTGAAAATGGTGGGAACAATACGGACCTTTGATGAGGGAATGCACCAGTTTGTTCACAAGCGGATCAATGAGATCGCTACGAATGTGGCAGAAAGCGCGGGAGCCAAAGCAGATGTGAAAATTGATATTCTCTATCCGGTAGCGGTCAATGACATTCCATTGACTGAAAAGATGATCGGAACTTTACAAAACGTGGCCGGAAAAGAAAACGTCAGTCTGATCCCTGCCAAGACTGGCGCGGAGGATTTCTCCTACTTTCAGCAAAAAGTACCTGGTTTGTTTTTCTTTCTGGGAGGAATGCCCAAAGGGAAAAATCCCGAAGAGGCTGCCCCGCATCACACGCCTGACTTTTACCTGGATGAAGGAAGCCTTGTGCTGGGAGTAAGGTCACTCGCCAGGCTCACAACGGATTATATGGAGGGTGCCAAAGCACAACCAAAAAAATAATGCAGACTACTCAGGAATGTTCTTCCTTACCTGATCAAATAGCAGCGTAGGGAAGAACCTTTTCAGATAAATAGCGGCTACCTCTTTGAATCCGCCGATATAGATTTCCTTTTTATCCTTTTTTACCGCATTCAGAATCTGTCGCGCACATTCCTCTGCCGGAATTCCATTTGCCTGGTTAGCATCCATTTTGCCAAATTTCGAACCGGATTCATTCAATGCATTCAATGAAATATTGGTACGTATATATCCCGGGCAAACGGTTGTCACTTTAATATTATCAACATAACCCTCAGCCCGCAGCGAATCGTAAAATCCGTGCAAGGCATGTTTGGCAGCATTATAGCCCGAGCGCATTATCGTACCGATCTTCCCGGCGACGCTGCTCATGACAATGAAATGCCCGCTTTTTTGTCTGGTCATATATGGCAGTACCGCCTTCGTCAGCGCTACTGTACTGAAAAAATCAATTTCCATCAGATTCCGGTAAACCGCCAGATCAGTGTCTTTAATGTAAGAGCGCTGACTTACGCCCGCATTGTGCACCATGATGTCTATCCGCTGAAACTGCGCAATGACTTGTTCCGCGGCCGGACCTGCCATTTCCAGATCGGTCACATCCATCGGTAATACGAGCACAGACGTATCAGGAAGGCCGGTAGCCAGCTTCACTCTTTCCAACTCCTCTTTTCTGCGAGCTGTTAATACCAGCTTCGCGCCTTCCCGCGCGAAGGCAATAGCCAGTGCCTCGCCGATTCCGGAACTCGCACCGGTTATCCACACAACCTTATTTTTGAAGTTTTCCATTGATCTATATAAATGCGGGAACAGCCGGCAGGAATTGAAGGGCGGCGTTTTCAGAAGTTACCGTAAACTTTGCCTGCATTCCTACTCCCATCGCCCGGTTATCGCCCACGTGGCCTACCGGAAAATCGAAACAAACCGGGTATGCATATTCCGCAATATGTTCATGAATGATTTCATTTGCATTCTTACCGAAAGTCGGCTCTTTGTTATCTTTCATATCTGTAAACTGTCCGACGATAAGTCCGGCCAGATTGGAAAGCTTGCCAGCACGTTTCATCTGAATCATCATTCTGTCCAGATTGTACAGATATTCACTGATATCTTCAATAAAAAGAATAGTACCGTCTGTGTTGATTTCGGTTTCGGAGCCGATCAGATGGTTGAGAATGCAAAGGTTTCCGCCCGCAACAGTTGCAGTAGCTTCTCCCTTCCGGTTCAATGCATGCGGATTGACTTTGTACTCGGGCATTTCTCCAAAAAGGAGCTGCCGCAGCGATTCTTCCGCAAGTTCACCTCCGTAAGTTGTAATGGATTTGGCCATTGGCGCGTGCAGACTGCCATAACCCAGTTGAAGTACCTGAGATAACAACACGGTCAGATCACTAAATCCGACAATCCATTTAGGATGTTGCAGAAACCGATCGAAGTTAAGTTGGTCGACAATGCGGGAGCACCCGTAGCCTCCGCGCGCAGCAATAATTGCATCGATGCAGGGATCATCCAGCATTCTCTGCAGATCTGCCAGCCGCATTTCGTCGCTCGCCGAAAACTGATTAAAGGCTGATCTTAATGTGTCGCCTTCTATTACCCGCAATCCCCATTTGTTTGTAAAAATGTCGATACCCCCCAGTATATCCTCATATTTAATGACACTAGCCGGGGCAACAATCCCGATCTGATCGCCGGGTTTTAGGAAAGGGGGAAGTTTGATTTGATTCATAAATAAAAGGGTACATTAATAATGTCCCCTCAAAGAAAGAATTCGAATTGTTTGTTGATCTACCTTATAAATTATTCTGTGTTCGCGGTCTATTCGTCTGGAATAATAGCCTGCCAGATTGTGTTTTAAGAGCTCTGGTTTTCCGATTCCACTTGCGGGATTTTCCGTAATTGAATCAATTAGGTTTTTGATTTTCTTAATTAAACCAAGCTGGCCTGATTTTAAGAAATAGCGCAAATCATCAGCAGCATTATCGGAAAATTCTATTTTGTATTCAGGATATCCCATATATCAGTGCCAGGTTCGTATGTCACGACCTTGCCTTCGTCGATCTGCTTCTCACTGAGCTTGATCTTCTTGACAAATTCCGGGTCGTAGGCTTTTTCCCCGCTGATATTATAGGATACGTTGAATTTCTTGAGTAAGCTTTTTACTGCTTCAATAACTTCTTGACTTTCAGTGTTGATTATTAGTGTGGCCATGTTATTTAATGTCTTGTTTCCATCAAATGTACCTCAAATAAAAATCACATCATCGACCAGATCACTCTTCATTTCCCGGTTGATCAGCTCGATGATCTTGCTTTTTGCACGTAAAAGCTCGTTTCTCAGCGGGGCCGATTCAATTTGCAAAAACAGCGTCCGCTCGTGAATATATACCTTTTTGGTGCGTGTAGCAATCGCCGAACCCATGATCTTATCCCAATGCGCGACTACGTATGATTGATCAAAACGTGTTCGGATCCTATACTTTTCCAACATCTGATCAATGGCATCTTTCAGCGGCGTGACGCCCGGCCGCCGAGAAGCTTTCTCTTTGTCAAACCGATAGTGTTGTGCCATAATTGCGTGAGGTCATTTTTGCAAATGTAGACATATAATAAGGTTCGCCGCAGCGATTTGCGCTACTTTTTCAGTAACTCCTCGTATACCACATCCATAATCGAAGTACGTATATTGAGCGTCGATATCTTGCTGTTTTCCCGGGTCGGGTACACGCGGTTGGACAGAAATACATAGTTCAGCTTCCAGGCCGGATCTGCCCAGGTCATTATCCCTGTATAGCCTGTGTGCCCGAAACTCGACGGGCTGGCGTACTTCGGTGCGTTGCCGGTATATTTGAATGAGGGCTTGTCGAAGCCGATCCCACGGCGGCTTCCCTGATCCGGGTATTGATATCTCGTGAATTCCAGCAATGCGTCTTTACTCAAAAGCTGCTGTCCGCCATAATAGCCCTGCTGCAAATACATTTGCCATACTTTCATCACATCATTCGCATCCCCAAACAAACCCGCATGCCCGCTCAATCCGCCCAGCATTGCAGCTGCCTCATCGTGCACCTGACCATGCAGCTGCGTCATTCTGAAAAACGTATCCTTCTCGGTAGGAACGATATCTTCGAGTTTATAGAATCTTTTTGGGTTGAAAGTCAGTGTATTAGCGCCGAGTTTTCGGTAGTAATGGTTTTTAAGATAGTCCTCAAAATTTTCTCCCGACAAGCTTTTCACGATCTGCGGATATAGTATGAAAGAAAGGTCGCTGTATACATATCCTTCTTTTTCATTCAAAGGCGAATCCCGTATGGATTTGAATATGGTTTCAGGGTAGTCTTTGAAAATGAACAGACTATCGCCCACGACGGAAGTCGGGTATCGTCTGGATTGTTTGGTGCTGAATGTCTTATTTTTCCAGCTGCCGTCTGGTTTTTGTGCCTCTTTCCACAGCACAATAAAAGCTTTTAACCGCGCACTGTGCGTAAGTACGTGCCGCCAGTCCAGGTCCGCTTTATTGGATTTTTCAAAATCGGGCAGGTAATCCTTCATCGTAGCGTCCAGATCAAACTTTTTCTGGTCCCACAAACTCATTAATGCCAATGTCGAAGCGGTTATCTTGGTCACCGAGGCCAAATCGTACAGATCGTTCAGTTTTACCGGCGCATTACCTTCGTAAGTGTGTTTTCCGTAAGCTTTTCTAAAAAATACCTTTCCGTCTTTTGCCAACTGCACCACGCACCCGGGAGTTGCTTTTTGGGTTACGGCAAGATTGGCGATAGAGTCGATTCTATGCGTCAGAACCTTCGAATCCATGCCCAGCTCTTCCGGAATGGTATATTTCAACCGACCGATCGCCGGCGTTTCAATACCTGTTTCGTAAGGAAACTGCGCATTCACCGTAACTGGCAGCTTTCCGCTCGCTGGTATCGCCCCAAAAATAAGTTGTGCCGACAAGTCCTGTGTATAAGGCGTCAGTTGATAAGCCATCACCAATGCTTTTGCATGTTCCGGCTTAGTCATCTTATTCAATGCGTAAGGATTGCCAAAGACAGAAACGACCGCTTTTTTCGACGCTATCAAATCCTGCAAAACTGCATTCATCGGATCAGTAAGCCCATAATTTGTTCTGGGAGAGATACTTCCCAAATGCACGCCGACCAGCAAAAGGTTGTAGTTTTTAAGATTAGCCTTCAATGCTGCAACCTGGGCGTCCGTTGCTTTTGCGGGAAGAAAAAAATGATCTACCGAAGTGTAAAGTCCGAGCGTTTTCTGAAATGTAGTGATTGTATCAGCGCCCAATGAGATAGACGCTATTTTCAAAGTATCCAGTTCGCGTAGCGGCAATATGTTATTTTCGTTCTTTAAAACGGTTAATGCCTTCTCTGTCAAAAGCCTGTTTACCAGCTCAGCTGATTTTGGGTTCAGATCTTCATATAAGTTGTTCAGGTCGACCGGCTTGTAGCGGTTTAATCCGGCCCACGCTTTCGCCATCAATACCTTTTTGCAGCGGAAATCGATCTCAGCCTGGGTAATGCGACCTTCGGCAATGCTTTTTTTGATTTCTGTGATGGATTTGTTCAGGTCTTCGGTGAATTCCAGAATGTCCATTCCTGCCTCTAGTCCCATCGCGTCCGCTTTTCCGTTGGGGAAATATTTGGTTACACCCTTCATATTCATCGCGTCCGAATAAATCAGTCCGTCGAAGCCGAGCTTGTCCCTTAATATGTCTGTTACAATCGGTTTGGAGAGCGTTGAAGGCAGGTTAGGGGTTTTGTCCAACGCAGGAATACTCAAATGCGCGATCATAATCCCGCTGATTCCGTTACTGATCAATGCTTTGAACGGATACATTTCCAGCGAATCAATGCGGGTAACATCGTGCTTGATCAGTGGCAGGTCGTAGTGCGAATCAGTACCGGTATCGCCGTGGCCGGGGAAGTGTTTCGCGCTGGTTAGCAGCCCGTTG
This Dyadobacter sp. UC 10 DNA region includes the following protein-coding sequences:
- a CDS encoding glycoside hydrolase family 3 N-terminal domain-containing protein, yielding MKSLPSFFLFLLLNSFLANAQVNTSPAFLNKSLPAESRQWVDSVFATLTPDERIAQLIMIPAVSDVKRALIDPKASSPAHVEKLIRENKVGGIVFFQGGPMPQARLTNFYQSISKVPLLIAMDAEFGLAMRIDSTVRYPYQMTLGAIQGNNDLIYEMGAQLARQAKRLGMHINFAPVADVNNNPDNPVISFRSFGENKYKVADKAVAYMRGMQDNGLLTSAKHFPGHGDTGTDSHYDLPLIKHDVTRIDSLEMYPFKALISNGISGIMIAHLSIPALDKTPNLPSTLSKPIVTDILRDKLGFDGLIYSDAMNMKGVTKYFPNGKADAMGLEAGMDILEFTEDLNKSITEIKKSIAEGRITQAEIDFRCKKVLMAKAWAGLNRYKPVDLNNLYEDLNPKSAELVNRLLTEKALTVLKNENNILPLRELDTLKIASISLGADTITTFQKTLGLYTSVDHFFLPAKATDAQVAALKANLKNYNLLLVGVHLGSISPRTNYGLTDPMNAVLQDLIASKKAVVSVFGNPYALNKMTKPEHAKALVMAYQLTPYTQDLSAQLIFGAIPASGKLPVTVNAQFPYETGIETPAIGRLKYTIPEELGMDSKVLTHRIDSIANLAVTQKATPGCVVQLAKDGKVFFRKAYGKHTYEGNAPVKLNDLYDLASVTKITASTLALMSLWDQKKFDLDATMKDYLPDFEKSNKADLDWRHVLTHSARLKAFIVLWKEAQKPDGSWKNKTFSTKQSRRYPTSVVGDSLFIFKDYPETIFKSIRDSPLNEKEGYVYSDLSFILYPQIVKSLSGENFEDYLKNHYYRKLGANTLTFNPKRFYKLEDIVPTEKDTFFRMTQLHGQVHDEAAAMLGGLSGHAGLFGDANDVMKVWQMYLQQGYYGGQQLLSKDALLEFTRYQYPDQGSRRGIGFDKPSFKYTGNAPKYASPSSFGHTGYTGIMTWADPAWKLNYVFLSNRVYPTRENSKISTLNIRTSIMDVVYEELLKK
- a CDS encoding SusC/RagA family TonB-linked outer membrane protein: MRKFLLSLLGCMVLLSTQLYAQDRAVTGKVTAEDGSVLPGVNISLKGTTRGTTTDTQGEYSISAASGSTLVFSFIGFQSQEIEIGSQTTINVSLKNDVSQLQEVVVTALGQERKRNELVYAAQQVNAEQITQARNPSVMNALAGKVAGLDIKTNNNMGGSTSAIIRGYKSITGNNQALWVIDGVPVSNANTNTSDQQTGRAGTDYGNAAADINPDNIASVNVLKGAAATALYGSRASNGVILITTKQGRKNSFDVTVNSGVTWGKIDKSTFVKYQNEYGAGYDGDGAKTRFYRGNLGSGEGNITLFDADASFGPKFDPSVMVYQWDALDPSSPNYQKMTPWVAAKNGPDKFYETAVNSNQSISITGGGENTTFKVGYTRNDEKGVLPNSKLNKNLFNFSASFDLTKKLTVQANANYSQIKGLGRYGTGYDGKNPNQQFRQWFQTNVDLLEQKDAYFRNEQNVTWNWASPTRRFENNGPIYSENPYYSRYQNYSNDSRDNFFGYAQAIYKIAPWVDLTGRFAYNGTQDFQEERIAFNSSSPAEYSRYNRGFNETNLDVIFNFRKAITKDINFSGLAGGSMRRSKLNAVRAITNGGMVVPGLYSLLNSINPIEAPSETYQRIGVDGLYAQASFGYKDLVNLDLTARQDKSSTLPKDNNTYFYPAVGANFNFSNLPGLKASWLTMGKLSANYAEVGNDAPWGSTLDVYDKPTGLGSIPYFTLRNTKNNPNLRSERTKSYEFGLETAFLEDRVGFNFTYYRSQTLDQILPVSISAATGYSFKYINSGEVQNKGIEISAYVTPVRTADFSWTLTANFARNRNEVISLYEGVQNVPVANLQGGVSLNAAVGQPFGVIRGTNFVYHKDNGQKVVRSNGLYQATPSSAEIIGNPNPDWIGGLSNSLKYKTISLSFLLDIRHGGDVWSLDQWYGEGTGLYPVTAGLNELGNPKRDPAYTYDADGKKLGLTDKPGGVLFPGVKADGTPNDVRAENSDGNGNTAYGYPGNPPRAMYIYDASYVKLREVALTYSLPQDFVSKLRAFKGVDVSLIGRNLWIIHKNMKYQDPEEGLGSGLLNGAGGYQSGAYPAVRSYGFNVKFRF
- a CDS encoding DUF721 domain-containing protein; translation: MAQHYRFDKEKASRRPGVTPLKDAIDQMLEKYRIRTRFDQSYVVAHWDKIMGSAIATRTKKVYIHERTLFLQIESAPLRNELLRAKSKIIELINREMKSDLVDDVIFI
- a CDS encoding Txe/YoeB family addiction module toxin — protein: MGYPEYKIEFSDNAADDLRYFLKSGQLGLIKKIKNLIDSITENPASGIGKPELLKHNLAGYYSRRIDREHRIIYKVDQQTIRILSLRGHY
- a CDS encoding amidohydrolase, which encodes MFLKKIMVVVPLFLAQAAAAQTALVSRIDQKAQSIEKKLSDWRRDLHQNPELGNREFKTAEKIAAHLKQLGIEVKTGVAHTGVVGLLKGGKAGPVVALRADMDALPVTERVDVPFKSTVTAEFNGQKTGVMHACGHDTHVAILMGVAEVLSSMKSDLQGTVKFIFQPAEEGAPEGEEGGAELMIKEGVLENPRVDAVFGLHIDSKIEVGKIGYKPGPTMAAVDILTINVTGKQTHGAYPWSGVDPIVTSAQIINSLQTIVSRNLNLTQAPAVVTIGMINGGIRQNIIPESVKMVGTIRTFDEGMHQFVHKRINEIATNVAESAGAKADVKIDILYPVAVNDIPLTEKMIGTLQNVAGKENVSLIPAKTGAEDFSYFQQKVPGLFFFLGGMPKGKNPEEAAPHHTPDFYLDEGSLVLGVRSLARLTTDYMEGAKAQPKK
- a CDS encoding DUF2683 family protein, whose amino-acid sequence is MATLIINTESQEVIEAVKSLLKKFNVSYNISGEKAYDPEFVKKIKLSEKQIDEGKVVTYEPGTDIWDILNTK
- a CDS encoding SDR family oxidoreductase; this translates as MENFKNKVVWITGASSGIGEALAIAFAREGAKLVLTARRKEELERVKLATGLPDTSVLVLPMDVTDLEMAGPAAEQVIAQFQRIDIMVHNAGVSQRSYIKDTDLAVYRNLMEIDFFSTVALTKAVLPYMTRQKSGHFIVMSSVAGKIGTIMRSGYNAAKHALHGFYDSLRAEGYVDNIKVTTVCPGYIRTNISLNALNESGSKFGKMDANQANGIPAEECARQILNAVKKDKKEIYIGGFKEVAAIYLKRFFPTLLFDQVRKNIPE
- a CDS encoding S66 peptidase family protein, whose translation is MNQIKLPPFLKPGDQIGIVAPASVIKYEDILGGIDIFTNKWGLRVIEGDTLRSAFNQFSASDEMRLADLQRMLDDPCIDAIIAARGGYGCSRIVDQLNFDRFLQHPKWIVGFSDLTVLLSQVLQLGYGSLHAPMAKSITTYGGELAEESLRQLLFGEMPEYKVNPHALNRKGEATATVAGGNLCILNHLIGSETEINTDGTILFIEDISEYLYNLDRMMIQMKRAGKLSNLAGLIVGQFTDMKDNKEPTFGKNANEIIHEHIAEYAYPVCFDFPVGHVGDNRAMGVGMQAKFTVTSENAALQFLPAVPAFI